The Mangifera indica cultivar Alphonso chromosome 8, CATAS_Mindica_2.1, whole genome shotgun sequence genome has a window encoding:
- the LOC123224088 gene encoding Golgi SNAP receptor complex member 1-2-like: MTDSNLYLQESGWEELRKEARKIEGDIDVKLSLYDKLGARFAQGGYVDIGSPTVGSGRSWKSMEMEIQSLLEKLLDVNDAMSRCAASAAPTTSVTQKLARHRDIFHEFTQEFRRIKGNINSMREHAELLSSVREDISEYKASGSMSSRMQLLRERAAIHGSITHIDDVINQAQSTRAALGSQRALFGDVQGKVKVLSDKFPIIRNLLGSIRRRRSRDTLILSAVIAACTLFLIIYWLSK; the protein is encoded by the exons ATGACAGATTCGAATCTGTATCTACAGGAGTCGGGTTGGGAGGAACTCAGAAAGGAGGCACGTAAGATCGAGGGTGATATCGATGTTAAGCTCTCCTTGTACGATAAGCTCGGAGCCAGGTTCGCCCAAGGAG GATATGTGGATATCGGATCACCAACAGTTGGATCTGGCAGGTCCTGGAAGTCTATGGAAATGGAAATCCAGTCATTGCTGGAGAAGCTGTTAGATGTTAATGATGCAATGAGTAGATGTGCGGCATCTGCTGCACCAACTACTTCAGTAACTCAGAAGCTAGCAAGACACAGAGACATATTTCATGAGTTTACTCAA GaatttagaagaatcaaaggaAACATAAACTCAATGAGGGAACATGCAGAGCTTCTCAGTTCTGTTAGGGAGGATATCAGTGAGTATAAG GCATCTGGGAGTATGTCATCAAGAATGCAGTTATTGCGAGAAAGAGCTGCCATCCATGGAAGCATAACTCAT ATAGATGATGTAATTAATCAAGCGCAATCGACAAGAGCTGCCTTGGGCTCGCAAAGAGCTCTGTTTGGGGATGTTCAGGGAAAAGTGAAGGTTTTGAGTGACAAGTTCCCTATTATTCGAAACTTACTTG GTTCCATCAGAAGGAGGCGTTCAAGAGACACTCTTATTCTATCTGCAGTTATTGCTGCTTGTACGTTGTTTCTTATCATCTATTGGctatcaaaataa